From the genome of Argentina anserina chromosome 4, drPotAnse1.1, whole genome shotgun sequence, one region includes:
- the LOC126791821 gene encoding uncharacterized protein LOC126791821, with translation MVELMNSGDLRQTTPCKDKVQVKSEIEEDTLEEEHGPLNKRSKPSPSFPERSGENGLAFPTSQYNPLDEPSPLGLRLRKSPSLLELIQMKLAQGGPSTAAVQRENLNSAVKKEIKGNAAVGSTDKLKASNFPASMLRIGSWEYKSRYEGDLVAKCYFAKHKLVWEVLEGGLKSKIEIQWSDIMALKANCPDDGPGTLNVVLARQPLFFRETNPQPRKHTLWQATSDFTDGQASLNRQHFLECPQELLNKHFEKLIQCDSRLCFLSQQPETVLDSPYFELRPSVFEDQGEDKGHGFDQLASSKGSPIFGFQDLASPSASRSSSLKTDQQDSVGMTLEHRSREAPSPSSVMDARGIEGNGNSEVVDSRGPRNWEQIKLPGIHPSMSMSDFMSHIENCISEQMTAGKPPSADQQSEYQDILEDIAQYLLSDSQLTAADESHETSLMSRVNSLCCLLQKDPTTLQNSQVEVEGTEGGKDIQLKHTAAGTSGTDKQALEEDVKDFSGGKKAPGMSRKDSFGELLFHLPRIASLPSLPKILFNISEDCESG, from the exons ATGGTGGAATTGATGAATTCGGGCGATCTCCGCCAAACGACGCCGTGTAAGGATAAGGTGCAGGTGAAATCGGAGATCGAAGAAGACACCTTAGAGGAGGAGCACGGTCCCCTCAACAAGCGCTCCAAACCCTCCCCTTCTTTTCCAGAG AGGTCAGGTGAAAACGGGCTTGCTTTCCCAACTTCCCAATACAATCCCCTTGATGAGCCGAGCCCTTTGGGTCTGAGGCTCAGGAAGAGTCCATCGTTATTAGAACTTATTCAAATGAAGCTTGCACAGGGTGGTCCTTCTACAGCAGCTGTACAAAGAGAAAACCTTAACTCTGCAGTTAAGAAGGAGATCAAAGGAAATGCTGCGGTGGGGTCTACTGATAAGCTCAAAGCGTCAAATTTTCCAGCTTCAATGTTAAGGATCGGTAGCTGGGAG TACAAATCGAGGTATGAGGGTGATCTAGTGGCAAAGTGTTATTTTGCTAAGCATAAACTTGTCTGGGAGGTCCTTGAAGGAGGGCTCAAGAGCAAAATAGAAATTCAGTGGTCAGATATCATGGCTTTAAAAGCAAACTGTCCTGACGATGGACCTGGTACTTTGAATGTTGTG TTGGCTAGACAACCTCTGTTCTTCAGGGAGACCAACCCTCAGCCTAGAAAGCATACTTTATGGCAAGCAACATCAGACTTTACTGATGGGCAAGCAAGCCTAAACAG GCAGCATTTTCTGGAATGTCCACAGGAACTGTTAAACAAGCATTTTGAAAAGCTTATCCAGTGTGACTCGCGTCTTTGCTTCTTAAGCCAACAGCCAGAGACCGTTTTGGATTCACCTTATTTTGAATTGCGGCCTTCTGTATTTGAAGACCAAGGTGAAGACAAGGGCCATGGTTTTGATCAACTGGCAAGTAGTAAAGGATCCCCCATTTTTGGTTTCCAAGACTTGGCATCACCATCTGCAAGTCGGTCATCATCTTTGAAGACTGACCAGCAGGATTCAGTTGGTATGACATTAGAGCATCGCTCCAGAGAAGCTCCTTCCCCTAGCTCAG TTATGGATGCTCGTGGCATTGAAGGAAATGGAAATTCTGAAGTTGTTGATTCTAGGGGGCCAAGAAATTGGGAACAGATAAAATTGCCTGGAATCCATCCTTCAATGTCGATGAGTGATTTTATGAGCCACATTGAGAACTGTATTTCAGAACAAATGACTGCTGGAAAGCCACCTTCTGCCGATCAACAGTCGGAATACCAGGATATTCTCGAGGATATTGCGCAGTATCTGTTGAGTGACTCTCAATTAACTGCAGCAGATGAGAGTCATGAGACATCTCTCATGTCCAGGGTCAATTCTCTTTGTTGTCTTCTTCAAAAAGACCCCACCACTCTTCAGAATTCGCAGGTTGAAGTTGAAGGCACAGAGGGTGGTAAGGATATTCAGCTTAAGCACACTGCTGCTGGTACATCTGGAACTGATAAGCAGGCTCTTGAAGAGGATGTGAAGGATTTTTCTGGGGGAAAGAAGGCACCGGGCATGTCCAGAAAAGACTCCTTCGGGGAATTACTATTTCATCTCCCTCGGATCGCTTCTCTTCCCTCACTTCCAAAAATCCTGTTCAACATTTCTGAAGATTGTGAGTCAGGGTAG
- the LOC126791841 gene encoding 50S ribosomal protein L35, chloroplastic, with protein MASATMPMTVSFGLRFSPLCSSRVGQAPVQLARLNRTNSLRLSSSHTISGFGSLLPLRLCTITSTPLRLRSLTIVAHKGYKMKTHKASSKRFRVTGRGKIVRRRARKQHLLVKKNAKRRNRLSKMHAVSRSDYDNVIGALPYLKVNRKAE; from the exons ATGGCTTCTGCTACGATGCCCATGACTGTCTCTTTTGGTCTGAGATTCTCCCCATTGTGCTCTTCCCGTGTTGGTCAAGCCCCCGTCCAACTCGCTCGACTCAACCGTACCAACTCGCTGAGACTCAGTTCCTCACACACCATTTCTGGGTTCGGCTCGCTTCTTCCCCTCAGGCTCTGCACCATCACTTCCACCCCTCTTAGGCTTCGCTCTCTCACCATTGTAGCTCATAAAGGCTACAAAATGAAGACCCACAAG GCTTCATCAAAGCGGTTCAGGGTGACAGGTAGAGGGAAAATAGTTCGGAGGAGAGCCCGAAAGCAGCATTTACTAGTGAAAAAGAATGCCAAGAGGAGAAACCGGCTTTCCAAAATG CATGCAGTCAGTCGAAGTGATTATGACAATGTGATTGGAGCCTTGCCATATCTTAAAGTAAATAGGAAGGCAGAATAG